A genome region from Eurosta solidaginis isolate ZX-2024a chromosome 2, ASM4086904v1, whole genome shotgun sequence includes the following:
- the LOC137241250 gene encoding uncharacterized protein: MSNPNFCCSTKQYYSKPKNLVDTLIIVPRVIICKKIQKWQEYTETITIKNKGMYPRNLIYSTDSSQDTKFVFPQHWEYDQLQPDDIIEVQVVINPTGNSVKTACRHIYIQSTHPNITFEIPIIGKFLTRCYIPKSIDFPSTVPDESTHYEFVAFNPTSKPQTVSVRSSLKSIKIILNKKSIPPRDCMRILMTCKVNDEKILQDIIKLKVETGKVNAHVKFLDVIYPNTAGAVVEPINGYNLEPCKSGIFRVSFFAKVVGAFIVQLRFKVKNGDIIETTMKGQSIHARLKIFPDVLQFGVVPFGIPCKRLVLLVNPFMVPVTVQVTVGDDGDETPLVLNVEDADGLQPITVKDYVTAMLEMANEKNYDNEAEEHTIELISKTDSMLSYRSVSTANSSCSSDFDSQILDAIPDFAFNIVKRIKDNRYLEHKEVEDCIVSEALEMLLNTDYFSSLKRFSNYAQMDWNVLPFNPKEVYCDKEIIYLQPNAGKSVTVILIPNRVGECNRALYVRICPINDEGVDIGNADAGWDLRNKFYVNSKMMTTKIWMEYVCRLPDISFTQETSYENDNIYVGQEVKFAMLFRNLNGVGGFFYYDIIPAGESGEMIFEDNITKYFISPLGQTAVESRLIFHRVGKIRLSGLIKIVGSLNGSPFHIYADVKPVKLKLSSKTIYKRQKVLESTVEYFFIENVTPAVANFTMKLKSTKYMSIDPSGAILSPDGQAIYVAIYSKFYDADTYYNTLIIDIANGTTNIEIPITYVVEGSPIKMQPNIFGEGFDCGTIMINCQDIYETDTPKFTKEVKLYNKGNHKYCFYIDKLRNSLLKCAIELRLGYVTVSPKVLCLEPHSEGTLYVTANSCEAGTLYSEFRVRAIDQDHKLKVHTTRFEVTATFVEPEMHWCHKLVQMEYNRTHIYKEYPVLAIARLKNVADVDCKVLLKVLGPFRIKQLFEHNFAKVISFSMKGLEEKEITIALHKPSIRDEFCSTVDGRILCEANCKLQRSLALKLHIRSPELRLTQPDMVLFSRGMQSLTYVEIRNISNLDAQYKWKKVEERSEYVADHDYTYQFSRDILSDILRMLDLADSDSDADSLYHRNMTLRYQKYRCKLEQLQDKIGVVQIIDEIIANLDLEHKRYAKLDEEEDDTCLSPRYCTSGEFVCKTLNDVLYSLKLEDSYDVSPESSEECDEDSKIHFVEKCGFIKKFTAIQSELFLPVVKPGYVKTATFILDTVGSCPQQFDLTLINLEKVMVFSSESVYLGVKPWYELFNAAVRVINVTNYPITVNVIDKTVVDKSQRLYLGYAKIIGDRTFDISKFKSKLLKAAGTMGFSEQFMHEIYVTANKSEERILHLRGQGAMPIISIVTKLPRPQQTVQEVLEEYELLQSIYYFDVFKAITVYDEDFPVEKEEEDDISLLTTEFSVSTIHTESSRSTTSSRQARFFRMMKSYVIVNSNGELPNARVLEQLIETQRFIKQLKENPKAVHMLRKVYQSYERMIHNYDEVLPINLKHFTTQPLPFQQQGFLLNLNSMILGQLRKFQIDFHFYGPGKLIASVRTEVKIPGLYVDFEVKKSEDHDYIFYASEKKSASLFGKRYRNMVERVIDAEMDPKVKHAHSFDLDKHEHHTRLEVGATQRKELQNYYNSLNKSVYGDQKHHFTLCKIFSNSKTNYYSGAASISLLMKPEKKYYEEGQIIEDYLYIDLHLGPTVPILLRGLITKK, translated from the exons ATGTCGAACCCGAATTTTTGCTGCTCAACCAAACAAT ATTACTCCAAACCCAAAAATTTGGTGGACACTTTAATCATAGTGCCACGTGTAATTATTTGCAAGAAAATACAGAAATGGCAAGAATATACCGAAACAATTACTATTAAAAATAAAGGAATG TACCCACGGAACCTTATATATTCTACTGATAGCTCACAAGATACGAAATTCGTATTTCCTCAACATTGGGAGTATGATCAATTACAACCCGATGATATCATTGAAGTACAAGTTGTAATCAATCCAACTGGGAATAGCGTAAAGACCGCTTGCagacatatttacatacaatctACCCATCCAAATATAACATTTGAAATTCCTATAATTGGTAAGTTTCTCA CTCGCTGCTATATACCAAAATCAATTGATTTCCCGTCAACTGTACCTGATGAGTCTACTCATTATGAATTTGTCGCATTTAATCCAACCAGCAAACCCCAAACAGTGTCTGTAAGAAG CTCTCTAAAATCTATTAAgataattttaaacaaaaagaGTATTCCACCACGCGATTGCATGCGGATCTTGATGACTTGTAAAGTTAATGATGAAAAGATATTACAGGATATCATCAAATTGAAAGTTGAGACTG GTAAGGTAAATGCCCATGTAAAATTCCTAGATGTTATTTATCCAAATACCGCTGGCGCTGTAGTGGAGCCGATAAACGGATATAATTTGGAGCCATGTAAAAGCGGAATTTTCCGCGTCTCATTTTTTGCTAAAGTGGTTGGAGCTTTTATAGTACAACTACGTTTTAAAGTCAAAAATGGTGACATAATTGAGACGACCATGAA GGGCCAATCAATTCATGCACGCTTGAAGATATTCCCGGATGTATTACAATTTGGCGTTGTACCGTTTGGTATACCATGTAAACGTTTAGTGTTATTAGTGAATCCATTTATGGTACCGGTTACGGTTCAAGTTACTGTTGGTGATGATGGCGATGAAACACCGCTAGTTCTTAATGTAGAAGATGCCGATGGTCTTCAACCAATAACTGTTAAAGATTACGTAACCGCAATGCTTGAAATGGCAAATGAGAAAAATTATGATAATGAGGCCGAGGAACATACAATCGAATTGATAAGTAAAACTGACTCGATGTTATCATACCGCTCGGTCAGCACCGCAAATTCTTCCTGCAGTAGTGATTTCGATTCGCAAATTTTAG ATGCCATACCAGATTTTGCTTTTAACATCGTAAAACGTATTAAGGATAACCGCTATTTAGAACACAAAGAAGTGGAAGATTGCATAGTTAGCGAAGCcttagaaatgcttttaaatACAGACTATTTTAGTTCACTTAAAAGATTTTCTAATTATGCACAAATGGATTGGAATGTTTTACCATTTAATCCAAAAGAGGTTTATTGTGACAAAGAAATTATATATTTACAACCGAATGCGGGTAAGAGTGTAACGGTTATACTCATACCAAATAGAGTTGGTGAATGTAATCGTGCCTTATACGTGCGTATATGTCCGATAAATGATGAAGGTGTTGACATTGGTAATGCTGATGCAGGTTGGGATTTACGTAATAAATTTTATGTAAACTCTAAAATGATGACCACTAAAATTTGGATGGAATATGTTTGCCGTTTACCCGACATTAGCTTTACGCAAGAAACAAGTTATGAAAATGATAATATTTACGTCGGACAAGAGGTTAAATTTGCTATGCTTTTTAGAAATCTCAATGGTGTAGGCGGCTTTTTTTACTATGATATTATA CCTGCCGGTGAAAGTGGGGAAATGATCTTTGAAGATAACATTACGAAATATTTTATATCCCCCTTGGGGCAAACTGCAGTAGAAAGTCGTTTAATATTTCATCGTGTAGGTAAAATAAGGCTCTCTGGACT CATAAAAATTGTGGGAAGTTTAAATGGTTCACCGTTTCATATTTACGCTGATGTAAAACCAGTCAAGCTGAAACTTTCATCGAAAACTATATACAAGCGACAAAAAGTGCTTGAAAGTACAGTTGAATACTTTTTTATAGAGAACGTTACACCAGCAGTAGCGAATTTTACCATGAAGTTG AAAAGCACTAAGTATATGTCAATAGACCCTAGTGGCGCTATACTCTCACCGGATGGACAAGCCATATATGTGGCAATATATTCGAAATTCTACGATGCCGATACTTATTACAACACTTTAATCATCGATATTGCAAATGGTACTACTAATATA GAGATACCAATCACTTATGTCGTCGAAGGTTCACCAATTAAGATGCAACCAAATATATTTGGTGAAGGTTTTGATTGTGGTACAATAATGATAAACTGCCAAGATATATACGAAACAGATACCCCAAAGTTTACAAAGGAAGTGAAGTTATATAATAAAGGCAATCataaatattgtttttatattgatAAGTTACGTAATAGTTTGTTGAAATGTGCCATTGAGCTTAGGCTTGGATACGTGACAGTGTCGCCAAAGGTATTGTGCTTGGAGCCGCACTCGGAAGGTACTCTATATGTAACAGCGAATTCGTGTGAAGCTGGTACATTATATAGTGAATTTCGTGTGAGAGCAATCGATCAAGACCATAAATTAAAGGTACACACAACACGATTTGAAGTTACAGCTACATTTGTGGAACCGGAAATGCATTGGTGTCATAAACTAGTACAAATGGAGTATAATAGAACACACATTTATAAAGAATATCCTGTGTTGG CCATTGCACGCTTAAAGAATGTCGCAGATGTGGATTGTAAAGTGTTGCTAAAAGTTTTGGGCCCCTTTAGGATCAAGCAACTATTTGAGCATAATTTCGCGAAGGTCATAAGTTTTTCAATGAAAGGTTTAGAGGAAAAAGAAATCACAATAGCGCTACATAAACCTTCTATACGGGATGAGTTTTGTTCGACAGTGGATGGACGAATTCTCTGTGAAGCGAATTGTAAGCTACAG AGATCACTAGCGTTGAAATTACATATCCGTAGTCCGGAACTGAGACTTACACAACCGGATATGGTATTGTTTTCACGCGGAATGCAGAGTTTAACATATGTGGAAATAAGGAATATTTCCAATTTGGATGCACAATACAAATGGAAGAAAGTTGAAGAGAGAAGCGAATATGTGGCAGAT CATGACTATACTTATCAATTTTCTCGTGATATACTGTCGGACATACTACGTATGCTAGACTTGGCTGATAGTGATTCAGATGCGGATTCCTTATATCATCGTAATATGACATTACGTTATCAAAAATATCGTTGCAAGCTAGAACAGCTCCAGGACAAGATTGGCGTTGTTCAAATAATTGATGAAATAATTGCTAATTTAGATTTGGAGCATAAGCGTTACGCAAAGCTAGATGAAGAGGAGGATGACACTTGTTTGAGTCCGAGATATTGCACATCGGGTGAATTTGTATGTAAAACTTTGAATGATGTGCTGTATAGTCTGAAATTGGAAGACTCCTATGATGTATCGCCGGAGAGTTCAGAAGAGTGTGATGAAGACAGTAAAATACATTTTGTCGAAAAATGCGGCTTTATCAAGAAATTTACAGCGATACAGTCGGAATTGTTTTTACCAGTTGTTAAACCAG ggTATGTCAAAACAGCTACTTTTATACTCGACACTGTTGGTAGCTGTCCCCAGCAATTTGATTTAACGCTGATCAATTTGGAAAAGGTTATGGTTTTTTCGTCCGAAAGCGTATACTTGGGAGTCAAg CCTTGGTACGAGCTCTTCAATGCTGCAGTAAGAGTAATAAATGTCACTAATTACCCGATCACAGTGAATGTGATAGATAAGACAGTGGTGGACAAAAGTCAACGCCTATATTTAGGATATGCCAAAATTATTGGAGATAGAACCTTCGATATATCAAAGTTTAAATCAAAGCTGTTAAAAGCCGCAGGTACAATGGGATTTTCTGAACAATTTATGCACGAAATCTATGTGACTGCCAATAAAAGTGAAGAACGTATTTTACATTTACGTGGACAGGGTGCAATGCCCATTATTTCGATAGTTACGAAACTACCACGCCCACAACAAACAGTTCAAGAAGTATTGGAGGAATACGAACTCTTACAATCTATATATTATTTCGACGTATTTAAAGCGATAACTGTGTACGATGAAGATTTTCCAGTGGAAAAGGAAGAAGAGGATGATATAAGTCTGTTGACCACGGAGTTTTCAGTAAGTACCATACATACCGAAAGCAGCAGGAGTACGACGAGCAGTCGCCAAGCTCGCTTCTTTCGCATGATGAAATCGTATGTGATTGTTAATAGTAACGGTGAATTACCGAATGCACGCGTTTTGGAACAATTGATTGAGACACAAAGGTTTATCAAACAATTGAAGGAGAATCCAAAAGCTGTGCACATGTTACGTAAAGTCTATCAAAGCTATGAGCGAATGATCCATAATTATGATGAAGTATTACCAATTAATTTGAAACATTTCACCACACAACCGTTACCATTTCAACAGCAAGGATTTCTATTGAATTTGAATTCAATGATTTTGGGACAATTGAGAAAATTCCAAATTGATTTCCATTTTTATGGACCGGGCAAACTGATTGCTTCCGTACGTACTGAAGTTAAAATACCCGGTCTTTATGTGGATTTCGAAGTAAAAAAGAG TGAGGATCACGATTATATATTTTATGCTTCCGAAAAGAAATCGGCCAGCTTATTTGGAAAACGTTATCGCAATATGGTTGAACGCGTTATCGATGCTGAAATGGATCCAAAGGTTAAACATGCCCACTCATTCGATTTGGATAAGCACGAGCATCACACACGATTGGAAGTGGGCGCTACGCAACGTAAAGAATTACAAAACTATTATAATAGTTTGAATAAATCGGTGTATGGGGATCAAAAGCATCATTTTACATTGTGTAAGATATTTAGTAATAGTAAAACGAATTACTATAGCGGCGCAGCAAGTATTTCGTTGCTAATGAAACCGGAAAAGAAATACTATGAGGAGGGACAAATAATCGAGGATTATTTGTATATTGAT CTGCACCTAGGCCCCACTGTACCCATTTTACTACGCGGtctcattacaaaaaaataa
- the ninaA gene encoding peptidyl-prolyl cis-trans isomerase, rhodopsin-specific isozyme has product MQIYKILFALTSLLVVAQGLSFIVTSKIYIDVKHQKKPLGRIVLGLFGKIAPRTVANFRHICMRGINGTTYVGSKFHRVINRFLIQGGDIVNGDGTGSTSIYGDYFEDEALNVQHIRPGYVGMANRGPDTNGCQFYVTTISAPWLDGKHTVFGKVLDGMDTVHAIEDVKTDRDDFPMDPVTISNCGEIFTEPFEFYPDDFNIMSWVKAAGLPVMSSFIVLLIFHYFFRQLNMYC; this is encoded by the exons atgcaaatatacaaaattttattcgCGCTTACTTCGCTGTTGGTAGTAGCTCAAGGTCTAAGTTTTATAGTGACttcaaaaatttatattgatGTAAAGCATCAAAAGAAACCATTGGGACGCATTGTTTTAGGTCTTTTCGGTAAAATCGCGCCAAGAACGGTGGCTAATTTCCGGCATATATGTATGCGTGGGATTAATGGGACCACATATGTGGGCTCCAAATTCCATCGGGTTATAAATCGATTTCTCATACAAGGTGGTGATATAGTAAATG GCGATGGCACTGGATCGACCAGCATTTACGGTGATTATTTCGAAGATGAAGCGTTAAATGTGCAGCACATTCGTCCAGGCTATGTAGGCATGGCAAATCGTGGACCTGATACTAATGGGTGTCAATTCTATGTAACTACTATATCGGCACCATGGTTGGACGGCAAACACACCGTCTTTGGTAAAGTGCTGGATGGCATGGACACAGTGCATGCCATTGAGGAT GTTAAAACAGATAGAGATGATTTTCCTATGGATCCTGTTACGATTTCGAATTGTGGTGAAATATTTACGGAACCGTTTGAGTTCTATCCTGATGATTTTaa CATAATGAGTTGGGTTAAGGCTGCAGGTTTGCCAGTAATGAGTTCCTTCATAGTGCTGCTCATTTTCCATTATTTCTTTAGACAACTAAATATGTACTGTTGA
- the mRpL10 gene encoding large ribosomal subunit protein uL10m, which produces MSQLLRQVILLSCRTPITQTQRFRGKINIQRPRAPHYERARVLALVQKYAEEKKQKDPTKNCFVPRKRNVDAENPYALVIAREVRNWLQHSRMVGLYHLNSIKEDDLFPIRVQLHKKNMHFKAYGKQIMKTAVEGTQFEAILPLFENRTCIVFSTEQHVGQLLRITRRCPQMILLAGIVDERLLSRNEFMAYAQLPGLQAAQGELVQTLNMAASNVVQQLETHQKNFVNVLDVYAKGGTNDSIKPAEETANKSGKTSS; this is translated from the exons ATGTCACAGTTACTCCGTCAAG TAATATTACTATCCTGTAGAACACCTATAACTCAAACACAGCGTTTCCGTGGTAAAATCAACATACAAAGACCGCGTGCACCACATTATGAACGTGCCCGAGTACTTGCTCTCGTACAAAAATATGCTGAAGAGAAGAAGCAAAAAGATCCAACAAAAAATTGCTTTGTACCCCGTAAACGAAATGTAGATGCAGAAAATCCATATGCTTTAGTAATAGCACGTGAAGTACGTAATTGGTTGCAACATTCCCGTATGGTTGGATTGTATCACTTAAATTCTATCAAAGAGGACGATCTCTTTCCTATACGTGTAcaattacacaaaaaaaatatgCATTTCAAAGCGTATGGTAAACAAATTATGAAAACGGCTGTTGAGGGCACACAATTTGAGGCCATATTACCATTATTCGAGAATCGTACTTGTATTGTGTTTTCAACGGAGCAGCATGTTGGCCAACTTTTACGTATAACACGACGGTGCCCACAAATGATACTATTGGCAGGCATAGTAGATGAACGATTACTAAGTCGCAATGAGTTTATGGCATATGCACAACTGCCGGGCTTGCAGGCAGCGCAAGGAGAACTTGTACAAACTCTCAACATGGCAGCTAGCAATGTAGTACAACAGTTGGAAACTCATCAGAAGAATTTTGTAAATGTGCTTGATGTATATGCGAAAGGAGGGACGAACGACAGCATTAAACCTGCTGAAGAAACAGCGAATAAATCTGGAAAAACGTCAAGCTAA